The following proteins come from a genomic window of Acidobacteriota bacterium:
- a CDS encoding sigma 54-interacting transcriptional regulator produces MERIKERALEGKKGIIPHSLETFSPYIAKDCKKDPYYVSFREERVLSQLAYPFEVDKEQVGIILINSQFKDYYRDFHLEIIKNLLKNLSFEIRYLNFYGSFKEKKDFLWIGKFFKDMDEFAKKIAQSDDPVLFYGETGSGKEIFSRYIHFLSKRKDRPFIPINCSSFPEELISSELFGHRKGSFTGALKDKVGQIQIADGGTVLLDEVQDSTLRFQHSLLRVIENGEIQPIGSEEKPLIVDVRIIASSSEDLEKLIKEKKFSDSLYYRIKAFKFYITPLRERDNEEKRGFIIYFIKKAEKEFKKEFKEITSEAMDILLNYHFPGNIRELRGIMRNALLFSEDGIIREKDIVNQISIPKSIIQLIPEELSLNERIKIYEREEIIKSLKETNWNVSKAAEKLQISRQDLQYKIKKYKITS; encoded by the coding sequence TTGGAAAGAATAAAAGAAAGAGCTCTGGAAGGTAAAAAAGGAATAATTCCTCATTCCCTTGAAACATTCTCTCCCTATATAGCAAAGGATTGTAAAAAAGACCCATACTATGTATCATTCAGAGAGGAAAGGGTTTTATCCCAGTTAGCATACCCATTTGAGGTAGATAAAGAGCAGGTGGGAATTATCCTCATTAACTCTCAATTTAAAGATTACTACAGAGACTTCCATCTTGAGATAATAAAAAATCTTCTAAAAAATCTCTCCTTTGAGATAAGATATCTAAATTTTTATGGATCCTTTAAAGAAAAGAAAGATTTTCTATGGATTGGGAAATTCTTTAAAGATATGGACGAGTTTGCAAAAAAAATCGCTCAATCAGATGACCCAGTACTTTTCTATGGAGAAACAGGCTCAGGGAAGGAGATTTTTTCAAGATACATACATTTTCTTTCAAAAAGAAAGGATAGACCATTTATTCCCATAAACTGCTCCTCATTCCCAGAGGAATTAATCTCCTCAGAACTCTTTGGACACAGAAAAGGCTCATTCACTGGAGCTTTGAAAGATAAAGTAGGCCAGATTCAGATCGCAGATGGAGGAACAGTCCTTTTGGATGAAGTACAAGATTCCACTTTAAGATTTCAGCATTCCTTACTTAGAGTTATTGAAAATGGAGAGATACAACCAATTGGTTCAGAGGAAAAACCCCTGATAGTGGATGTAAGGATAATTGCTTCGTCCTCAGAAGACTTAGAGAAACTAATAAAAGAGAAAAAATTCAGTGATTCTCTCTACTACAGAATAAAAGCCTTCAAGTTCTATATTACTCCCCTAAGGGAAAGGGATAATGAGGAAAAAAGAGGATTCATCATATATTTTATAAAAAAAGCAGAGAAAGAGTTTAAAAAAGAATTTAAAGAAATAACCTCTGAGGCAATGGATATCCTTTTAAACTACCACTTTCCAGGTAATATAAGGGAGTTAAGGGGAATTATGAGAAACGCCCTTCTATTTTCAGAGGATGGGATAATAAGAGAAAAAGACATAGTAAATCAAATTTCAATACCTAAATCAATTATACAACTAATTCCAGAAGAACTTTCCCTCAATGAAAGAATAAAAATCTATGAAAGAGAGGAGATAATTAAATCCCTTAAAGAAACTAACTGGAATGTATCTAAAGCTGCGGAAAAACTTCAAATCTCAAGGCAGGATCTTCAGTATAAAATAAAAAAATATAAGATAACATCATAA
- a CDS encoding VWA domain-containing protein: protein MKKISYLWVSVVFILSHILFCPFFSNTQEKERGIKPTHEVIVELVLVEVIVTDKHGNFIKDLTEREFEIYEDGKLVPTKYFNLISLKEEIPLKLKPEELKKETTPPTLSEKKQLIVTFDTINTFYVSLEREKKKIFEILETLLNNNVEISIAEINEKDGIKILLPFILDKILIKESIENIKGNPWILSESPSFRKLYNPGWEVSSLKKEIENISYAYFQKRRIEKTLSSLLALINFIKKNPGKKNILLISQGIPEIKKEEILKIFDPFDILPKKNLKDYYRIIDEVIHLSNAENITFYTFSLDETLRSLLSDMDVTIGGETAGIGEKVKPIDEKIDDIRKLQSILSNFSLAHLADETGGILFRGDKYDKFSEEISRDLSSYYEIGYKPIRKREDGKYHRIEVKVKRPGLIVRSRKGYADYREEDKIKRNLASAFLSPEYFKDIKFFSEVDAISLGSGRYSVICRMSILTEQFEKLSSEELTFLLAVKEKDEEKVHMSQTRIKIKGKVKDELQYLFGMKSMKLKPGEYEVKVVLTNKEGKIGAWEKIIKIPDLKKDSSLKIINSIPGYLKKSEIKKGRPFTLNEDASICLSRYQFYPLMGDKIRKDEKIALFLQIHNPGGENISLEFSLKGEKIKGNLIEREWREKEKIMNEVYILDFKGIPPGEYRIYLNIIDKNEKAISHFIKIKIKE, encoded by the coding sequence ATGAAAAAAATCAGTTATTTATGGGTTTCAGTTGTTTTCATTTTATCTCATATTTTATTTTGTCCTTTCTTTTCAAATACTCAAGAAAAGGAAAGAGGAATTAAACCCACTCATGAGGTAATTGTAGAATTAGTATTGGTGGAGGTTATAGTAACTGACAAACATGGAAACTTTATAAAAGATTTAACCGAAAGAGAGTTTGAAATCTACGAAGATGGAAAACTTGTTCCAACAAAATATTTTAATCTGATATCTCTTAAGGAAGAAATTCCTTTAAAATTAAAGCCTGAGGAGTTAAAAAAAGAAACAACCCCTCCTACTTTATCGGAGAAAAAACAACTCATTGTAACCTTTGATACTATCAATACTTTCTATGTAAGTTTAGAGAGAGAAAAGAAAAAAATTTTTGAGATATTAGAAACGCTTCTTAATAATAATGTTGAAATATCAATAGCTGAAATAAATGAAAAAGATGGAATAAAAATTCTCCTGCCTTTTATTTTAGATAAAATATTAATAAAGGAGTCTATTGAGAACATAAAAGGAAATCCATGGATATTATCCGAGAGTCCTTCTTTTAGAAAACTGTATAATCCAGGATGGGAAGTTAGTAGTTTAAAGAAAGAAATAGAAAATATCTCATACGCATATTTCCAAAAAAGAAGAATCGAAAAAACATTAAGCTCTTTGTTGGCTTTGATTAATTTTATTAAAAAAAATCCGGGAAAGAAAAACATTTTGCTTATAAGCCAGGGAATTCCTGAAATAAAAAAAGAAGAGATTTTAAAAATATTTGACCCATTTGATATTTTACCTAAGAAGAATTTAAAAGATTATTACAGAATCATAGATGAAGTAATCCATCTTTCTAATGCTGAGAATATAACATTTTACACTTTCAGTCTTGATGAAACCCTTAGGTCACTTCTTTCAGATATGGATGTAACAATTGGAGGAGAAACAGCTGGCATTGGAGAAAAAGTAAAACCAATAGATGAAAAAATAGATGATATAAGAAAGCTTCAATCTATACTGAGCAATTTCTCCTTAGCCCATTTAGCAGATGAGACAGGAGGAATATTATTCAGAGGGGATAAATACGATAAATTCAGTGAAGAAATCTCAAGGGATCTAAGCTCTTATTATGAAATTGGATATAAACCCATTAGGAAAAGAGAAGATGGAAAATATCATAGAATTGAGGTTAAGGTTAAAAGACCAGGATTAATCGTTCGATCGAGAAAGGGATATGCAGATTATAGAGAAGAGGATAAAATAAAAAGAAACCTTGCATCAGCATTTCTCTCTCCCGAGTATTTTAAAGATATTAAATTTTTCTCTGAGGTAGATGCAATTTCTTTAGGTTCTGGAAGATACTCTGTAATATGTAGAATGAGCATCCTTACAGAACAATTTGAAAAACTTTCTTCAGAAGAACTCACATTTCTTTTAGCTGTTAAAGAAAAAGATGAGGAGAAAGTGCATATGAGTCAGACAAGAATAAAGATAAAAGGGAAAGTGAAAGATGAGCTTCAGTATCTATTCGGAATGAAATCCATGAAGCTCAAACCAGGAGAATATGAGGTAAAGGTAGTATTGACAAATAAGGAAGGAAAGATTGGAGCATGGGAGAAGATAATCAAAATACCAGATCTAAAGAAAGATAGCTCTTTAAAGATTATAAACTCAATCCCAGGTTATCTTAAAAAAAGTGAAATAAAAAAAGGAAGACCTTTCACTCTAAATGAGGATGCATCAATTTGCCTCTCCAGGTACCAATTCTATCCTCTGATGGGAGATAAAATAAGGAAAGATGAAAAAATTGCTTTGTTTCTTCAGATACATAACCCAGGAGGAGAAAATATCTCTTTGGAGTTTAGTCTTAAAGGAGAAAAAATAAAAGGAAATCTCATTGAAAGAGAATGGAGAGAAAAAGAGAAAATAATGAATGAAGTGTATATCTTAGATTTTAAAGGAATTCCTCCTGGAGAGTATAGAATTTATCTAAATATAATAGACAAAAATGAAAAAGCTATCTCTCATTTTATCAAAATAAAAATAAAAGAATAA
- a CDS encoding CsgG/HfaB family protein encodes MRKNLIFFEIIIPTIFFMGFASEFDVKIDPSVDFRKYKKVAVIEFEDAPESPHSGEEVSNIVASELKKKGFEVLERKIVKETLENLNIKKDEITESDLQKIQEALGVDAIVSGKVLMYQSKEAGGMDYYHRPADAKWAQFPTKNFFYNISFELKMLDSKTGTILMEAKDHRQEISKLNKIQDMTKNIIKGMFKKLPKIK; translated from the coding sequence ATGAGAAAAAACTTAATATTTTTTGAAATAATTATCCCAACAATATTTTTTATGGGTTTTGCTTCAGAATTTGATGTAAAAATAGACCCATCAGTTGATTTCAGAAAATACAAAAAAGTAGCTGTAATTGAATTTGAAGATGCTCCTGAGTCCCCTCACTCAGGAGAAGAAGTATCAAACATTGTAGCCTCAGAGTTGAAAAAGAAAGGATTTGAGGTTTTAGAGAGAAAAATTGTAAAAGAAACGTTGGAGAATCTAAATATCAAAAAAGATGAAATCACTGAATCTGATCTCCAGAAGATTCAAGAGGCTCTTGGAGTAGATGCAATAGTTTCTGGAAAAGTCCTCATGTATCAGAGTAAAGAGGCAGGAGGAATGGATTATTATCACAGACCAGCAGATGCAAAGTGGGCTCAATTTCCAACAAAGAATTTTTTCTACAACATATCATTCGAATTAAAGATGCTCGATTCAAAAACAGGCACTATTCTGATGGAAGCCAAAGATCATAGACAAGAGATAAGCAAGTTGAATAAGATTCAGGATATGACAAAAAACATAATAAAAGGAATGTTCAAGAAGCTCCCAAAAATTAAATAA
- the aspS gene encoding aspartate--tRNA ligase has protein sequence MAEELEEKIELPGDWKRTGYCGLLSKSDKEAEVILYGWVNRKRDLGKLIFIDLRDREGIVQLVIKSESGKIFKKAKTLKNEYVIAIKGKVVEREEKLKNPEMPTGDVEVEVENLKILNTSEAPPFLIDEKSEVNEELRLKYRYLDLRKTKYQTNLKLRHKMSIELRNFFNEEGFLEIETPFLTKSTPEGARDYLVPSRIYPGRFFALPQSPQIFKQILMISGFDKYFQLVRCFRDEDLRADRQPEFTQIDVEMSFPEEEDIFSLIERLMKRLFNKASYEIEIPFKKLSYTEAMDKYGSDKPDLRIPYEIVELTEEFKDSNINFLREKINRGNKVKGLKFEDKIILSRKNLDEINEQTKSLGGSGIFWIKRENGDVKSSLKLDTNFIEKLFKKTGENISYLLGICEENEKGLKILGELRNYMGKKYMDLKKDDFRLAWIKDFPLFVWSDEENKIVSNHHPFTSPKYEDLDLLEREPLRVKARAYDLVLNGVEIGGGSIRIHNSELQKRIFKVLGLTDAEMEQKFGFLIEALKYGAPPHGGIALGFDRIVMILAGEDSIREVIAFPKTTSSLCLMTDSPSLVKENQLKELGLKIIK, from the coding sequence ATGGCTGAGGAGTTAGAAGAAAAAATAGAGTTACCTGGGGACTGGAAAAGAACCGGTTATTGTGGACTGTTGAGTAAGAGTGATAAAGAAGCAGAAGTTATTCTCTATGGCTGGGTTAATAGAAAAAGAGATTTAGGAAAATTAATTTTTATTGATTTAAGAGACAGGGAAGGAATTGTCCAGTTAGTGATAAAGTCTGAATCAGGTAAAATCTTTAAAAAAGCCAAGACATTAAAAAATGAATATGTGATAGCTATAAAAGGAAAGGTTGTCGAAAGAGAAGAAAAATTAAAAAATCCTGAGATGCCCACAGGTGATGTTGAAGTGGAGGTTGAAAACCTTAAAATTTTAAACACTTCTGAGGCTCCTCCTTTTTTAATCGATGAGAAATCAGAGGTAAATGAGGAATTGAGGTTAAAATACAGATATTTAGATTTAAGAAAGACTAAATATCAAACGAATTTAAAATTGAGACATAAGATGTCAATAGAATTAAGGAATTTTTTTAACGAGGAAGGTTTTTTAGAAATTGAAACGCCATTTCTCACGAAGTCAACCCCAGAAGGCGCCAGAGACTACCTTGTTCCAAGCAGAATTTATCCAGGAAGATTCTTTGCTCTTCCTCAATCTCCTCAGATATTTAAGCAGATACTTATGATTTCTGGGTTCGATAAATATTTCCAGCTTGTAAGGTGTTTCAGAGATGAGGATCTCAGAGCTGACAGGCAGCCTGAATTCACACAGATTGATGTGGAGATGAGCTTTCCAGAGGAAGAAGATATATTTTCTTTGATAGAAAGATTGATGAAGAGATTATTCAATAAAGCAAGCTATGAAATTGAAATTCCTTTTAAAAAACTTTCATACACTGAAGCAATGGATAAGTATGGGTCTGATAAGCCTGATTTGAGGATTCCTTATGAAATTGTTGAATTGACTGAAGAGTTTAAAGATTCAAACATTAATTTTTTAAGGGAAAAAATTAACAGAGGAAATAAGGTAAAAGGGCTAAAATTTGAAGATAAAATTATTCTATCTCGAAAGAATCTTGATGAAATAAATGAGCAGACAAAATCACTCGGAGGAAGCGGAATTTTCTGGATAAAGAGAGAGAATGGGGATGTAAAAAGCTCTTTGAAATTAGATACCAATTTTATAGAGAAATTATTTAAAAAAACAGGAGAAAATATAAGTTATTTATTAGGGATTTGCGAAGAAAATGAAAAGGGCTTAAAAATCCTCGGTGAATTGAGAAACTACATGGGCAAAAAATATATGGATTTAAAAAAAGATGATTTTAGACTTGCCTGGATAAAAGATTTTCCTCTTTTTGTATGGTCTGATGAAGAGAATAAGATTGTTTCCAACCATCATCCTTTCACCTCTCCAAAATATGAAGATCTCGATTTACTCGAAAGAGAACCATTGAGAGTTAAAGCAAGAGCTTATGATTTAGTTCTAAATGGAGTAGAAATAGGAGGTGGGAGCATTAGAATCCATAATTCAGAGCTTCAGAAAAGAATATTCAAAGTTCTTGGATTAACGGATGCTGAAATGGAGCAAAAATTTGGATTTTTAATCGAAGCATTAAAGTATGGAGCCCCTCCCCATGGAGGAATTGCACTGGGATTTGATAGAATTGTTATGATTTTAGCAGGAGAAGATTCAATTCGAGAGGTAATTGCTTTTCCGAAAACAACTTCTTCTCTTTGCTTGATGACAGACTCTCCCTCACTTGTGAAAGAAAACCAACTCAAAGAATTAGGTCTTAAAATTATTAAATAA
- the hisS gene encoding histidine--tRNA ligase has translation MIIKIKGTRDIYYPEIEKWIYIEEKARHIFSLYGYKEIRTPIIENTELFVRGVGEETEIVRKEMYTFNDKSGRSITLRPENTASVVRAMIENNLFNIKEMLRVFYLGPMFRYDKPQKGRYRQFHQIGVEAFGEEDPSLDAEIVEMGDFLFKELELGNYDILVNSVGCKKCKIPYVEMVKKEALKKMEFLCEDCRRKIDTNPLRIFDCKNEDCIKISEDFPKITDNLCDECEEHFKAVMEYLENQNINFKVEKRLVRGLDYYTKTAFEFISPDLGRTQNSILGGGRYDDLVYELGGPSLCGIGFAIGMERLVSTLKAFEPREKSEIFVVPLERESKHEALTLSKYLRQNNISTRVEYRERNIKSTLSKLSKSKIKWVVIIGREEISKGIYRLKNMESGIQTDVNKEEILKWLRS, from the coding sequence ATGATTATAAAAATAAAAGGAACAAGAGATATATATTATCCTGAAATTGAGAAATGGATATACATAGAAGAGAAAGCAAGGCATATTTTTTCTCTGTATGGATATAAAGAAATCAGGACCCCGATTATTGAAAATACAGAACTTTTTGTAAGAGGGGTTGGAGAGGAAACAGAAATTGTAAGAAAGGAAATGTATACATTCAATGATAAGTCTGGCAGGTCAATCACCCTTAGGCCTGAGAATACAGCTTCAGTTGTAAGGGCAATGATAGAAAATAACCTTTTCAATATAAAGGAGATGCTTCGGGTTTTTTATCTCGGTCCCATGTTCAGATATGATAAGCCTCAAAAAGGAAGATACAGACAATTTCATCAGATAGGCGTAGAGGCATTCGGTGAGGAGGACCCTTCTCTTGATGCTGAGATAGTAGAGATGGGAGATTTTTTGTTTAAAGAACTTGAACTCGGAAATTATGATATATTGGTAAATTCTGTTGGGTGCAAAAAGTGTAAGATTCCTTATGTAGAAATGGTAAAAAAGGAAGCCCTTAAAAAAATGGAGTTTTTGTGCGAAGATTGCAGAAGAAAAATTGATACAAATCCATTGAGGATATTTGATTGTAAAAATGAGGACTGTATTAAAATTTCAGAGGATTTTCCTAAAATTACTGATAATTTATGCGATGAATGTGAAGAGCACTTTAAAGCTGTAATGGAATATTTGGAGAATCAAAATATCAATTTTAAAGTTGAAAAGAGACTTGTGAGAGGCCTGGACTATTATACTAAAACAGCGTTTGAATTTATCTCTCCTGACTTAGGTAGAACACAAAATTCAATCTTAGGAGGAGGAAGATATGATGACCTTGTTTATGAATTAGGAGGACCTTCTTTATGTGGAATTGGCTTTGCTATTGGAATGGAAAGACTTGTTTCGACCTTAAAAGCTTTTGAGCCTCGAGAAAAATCAGAAATTTTTGTAGTTCCTCTGGAGAGGGAATCAAAACATGAAGCATTAACCCTCAGCAAGTATTTAAGACAAAATAATATATCTACCCGTGTAGAGTACAGAGAGAGGAACATAAAATCAACGCTGAGCAAGCTTTCGAAATCAAAAATTAAATGGGTTGTTATAATTGGACGGGAAGAGATATCTAAGGGAATTTATAGATTAAAGAACATGGAATCTGGAATTCAAACAGATGTAAACAAAGAGGAGATATTAAAATGGCTGAGGAGTTAG
- a CDS encoding acetyl-CoA carboxylase carboxyltransferase subunit alpha, translating to MPKEYIDLEAPIIELRDAIENLKKSNSPDDLKKLQRLKEELKKEWEKIKTLLTPWQVVQLARHPMRPYTLDYIGYLFDDFLEIHGDRRFADDPAIVAGLASYKGQTVTVVGHQKGRTTKEKIFRNFGMPNPEGYRKALRVMKLGEKFGFPVVSFIDTPGAYAGVGAEERGQAEAIAYNLREMSRLKVPVIIFVIGEGGSGGALAIGIGDLIYMLEFSIYSVISPEGCAAILWKNQSAIENAADNLKPTAKELKKFEIIDEIVPEPPGGSHSDYEEMAKIIDSYLEKGLKELSRIPFEERINRRIDKFRKMGVFIQQKEAIN from the coding sequence ATGCCCAAAGAATATATAGATTTAGAAGCACCAATAATTGAGCTAAGAGACGCAATCGAAAATCTAAAGAAAAGCAATAGCCCTGATGATTTAAAAAAATTACAGAGACTCAAAGAGGAATTAAAGAAGGAATGGGAAAAGATAAAGACCCTTCTCACACCTTGGCAGGTTGTCCAGTTAGCAAGACATCCGATGAGGCCATATACTTTAGATTACATAGGATATTTATTTGATGATTTTCTTGAGATTCATGGAGATAGAAGATTTGCTGATGACCCAGCTATAGTGGCTGGACTGGCTTCCTATAAAGGGCAGACTGTAACTGTAGTGGGACATCAAAAAGGGAGAACAACCAAAGAGAAGATATTTCGAAATTTTGGCATGCCAAACCCTGAAGGCTACAGGAAGGCATTGAGAGTTATGAAATTAGGAGAGAAATTTGGATTTCCAGTTGTATCATTTATCGATACACCAGGTGCTTACGCAGGAGTTGGAGCAGAGGAAAGAGGCCAGGCTGAGGCTATTGCATATAACTTAAGGGAAATGAGCAGATTAAAAGTTCCTGTGATAATCTTTGTGATAGGAGAAGGAGGAAGCGGAGGAGCCCTTGCTATTGGTATTGGAGATTTAATCTACATGCTCGAATTTTCTATCTATTCTGTAATATCTCCAGAAGGATGTGCTGCAATTCTTTGGAAAAATCAGTCGGCTATAGAAAATGCTGCAGACAATTTAAAACCAACAGCCAAAGAATTAAAAAAGTTTGAAATAATAGATGAAATAGTGCCAGAGCCTCCTGGAGGCTCTCATTCAGACTATGAAGAAATGGCCAAAATAATAGATTCTTATTTAGAGAAAGGCTTGAAAGAACTTTCCAGAATTCCTTTTGAAGAGAGAATAAATAGAAGGATAGATAAATTCAGAAAAATGGGTGTTTTCATTCAGCAAAAGGAAGCAATAAATTAA
- the mltG gene encoding endolytic transglycosylase MltG produces MFVKIFIGQHTTLYKIILIIISLTFIFCIVYLVLIFNVPYGERGKEILIEIEKGKGLREIAGKFEENKLIRNSYEFILAYKLFFLRKTIKAGEYKFILPQSLRNVLEKVIRGEVFLRTITVREGMNVYEVSENLRSNMILKNKEEFIKETENPSYINDLVENALNLEGFLYPDTYLFPKNESPEKVVSTMTERFKSIFNEDLRSRAQEIKMSIKDIIILASLIEKETSLKYEKPLISSVFHKRLKIGIPLQCDPTVIYAYRKKGILKEILSRDDLKINSPYNTYIHRGLPPTPICSPGKDSIEAALYPANTNFLYFVSKGDGSHYFSKNISEHNKAVKKFRSSSNY; encoded by the coding sequence TTGTTTGTAAAGATATTTATAGGACAGCACACTACATTGTATAAGATAATTTTAATCATAATTTCATTAACATTTATATTCTGTATTGTTTATTTAGTGCTAATTTTTAATGTTCCATATGGGGAGAGAGGAAAAGAAATTTTGATTGAAATAGAAAAAGGGAAAGGGCTCAGAGAAATAGCAGGAAAGTTTGAAGAAAATAAATTAATCAGAAATTCTTACGAATTTATTTTAGCCTATAAATTATTCTTCTTAAGAAAGACAATAAAAGCTGGAGAATATAAATTTATTCTTCCGCAGTCTTTGAGGAATGTATTAGAAAAAGTTATTCGAGGGGAAGTTTTTCTTCGCACAATAACTGTAAGGGAAGGGATGAATGTTTATGAAGTATCAGAAAACCTTAGAAGTAATATGATACTAAAGAACAAAGAAGAATTCATAAAAGAGACAGAAAATCCATCTTACATAAATGACCTTGTCGAAAATGCATTAAATTTAGAAGGTTTTCTTTATCCGGATACTTATTTATTCCCGAAAAATGAATCTCCAGAGAAAGTTGTTTCAACTATGACTGAAAGATTTAAGAGTATTTTTAATGAAGACCTGAGAAGTAGAGCACAGGAAATTAAAATGAGTATAAAAGACATAATTATCCTTGCATCCTTGATTGAGAAAGAAACATCTTTGAAATACGAAAAGCCGTTAATTTCATCTGTTTTTCATAAAAGGTTAAAAATAGGCATTCCACTCCAATGCGATCCTACGGTTATTTATGCATACAGGAAAAAAGGCATCCTTAAGGAAATTCTCTCAAGAGATGATTTAAAAATAAATTCTCCCTACAATACTTACATTCATAGAGGATTGCCTCCAACTCCAATTTGCAGTCCAGGAAAGGATTCAATAGAGGCAGCCCTTTATCCGGCTAATACTAATTTTCTTTATTTTGTATCTAAAGGAGACGGATCTCATTATTTCAGTAAAAATATTTCAGAGCATAATAAAGCTGTAAAAAAATTTAGAAGCAGCTCTAATTATTAA
- the ruvX gene encoding Holliday junction resolvase RuvX produces MRILGIDFGDRVIGLALSDESKTIAFPLDSYRRKNEKSDYEYFKKIVDNWKIEKIIVGNPVRMNGSAGVRVKKTEDFVEWLKKNFNVDIELWDERLSTKEAEKLLLSAKMKWKKRRKIVDKISASLILESYLYAVPTKED; encoded by the coding sequence ATGCGAATATTAGGAATTGATTTCGGTGATAGAGTTATCGGGCTTGCATTATCCGATGAATCTAAAACCATAGCCTTTCCACTGGATAGTTACAGGAGAAAGAACGAAAAAAGTGATTATGAGTATTTTAAGAAAATCGTAGATAATTGGAAAATAGAAAAAATAATAGTGGGGAACCCAGTAAGGATGAATGGTAGCGCAGGCGTAAGAGTTAAGAAAACCGAAGATTTTGTGGAATGGTTAAAGAAAAATTTTAATGTTGATATAGAATTATGGGATGAAAGATTATCAACCAAAGAAGCAGAGAAATTATTGCTATCAGCTAAAATGAAGTGGAAAAAAAGAAGAAAAATAGTAGATAAAATTTCAGCCTCATTGATCCTGGAAAGCTATCTTTATGCCGTTCCAACTAAAGAAGACTGA
- a CDS encoding D-alanine--D-alanine ligase family protein: protein MKKKKRKVAIIFGGRSAEHEVSIISASSVYRNLDKKKFIPISIYIDKKGLWRKVSSPFSKKDFRQKGNSFLPWKSSMKERINADIYFPLLHGPYGEDGTIQGLLEMENVPYVGTGILGSALSMDKAKMKEIFRLKNLPVVDFEVIYDYQWSDKKDMILKILERFLFPVFVKPSNLGSSVGITKVKERENLESAIEYAFRWDRKILVEQGINAREIECSVLGNDNPISSIPGEVIPYREFYDYRDKYIEGKTKFEIPAKLSEEQIEEIKSLSILAYKSIECSGMARVDFLMDRENEKIYLSEVNTIPGFTSISMYPKLWEASGIPYSQLIERLIEYGFERFNKKKILCEY, encoded by the coding sequence TTGAAAAAAAAGAAAAGAAAAGTTGCTATAATTTTTGGAGGAAGGTCTGCTGAACACGAAGTATCAATAATTTCTGCTTCTTCTGTTTATAGAAATCTCGATAAGAAAAAATTCATTCCGATTTCAATTTATATTGACAAAAAAGGTCTATGGCGTAAAGTTAGCTCGCCATTTTCGAAGAAAGATTTCAGACAAAAAGGTAATTCATTCCTTCCGTGGAAAAGTTCCATGAAGGAAAGAATTAATGCAGATATTTATTTTCCGCTGCTTCATGGTCCGTATGGTGAGGACGGCACAATCCAGGGACTGCTTGAGATGGAAAATGTTCCTTACGTAGGAACAGGTATTTTAGGGTCAGCTCTTTCAATGGACAAGGCTAAGATGAAAGAGATCTTTCGTTTAAAAAATTTGCCAGTTGTTGATTTTGAGGTAATCTATGATTATCAATGGAGTGATAAAAAAGATATGATTCTAAAAATACTTGAAAGATTTTTATTCCCTGTTTTTGTTAAGCCCTCAAATTTAGGTTCTTCTGTGGGAATTACTAAAGTGAAAGAAAGAGAGAACTTGGAGAGTGCTATTGAATATGCCTTTAGATGGGATAGAAAAATATTGGTCGAGCAAGGCATAAACGCAAGAGAAATAGAATGCTCTGTGCTCGGGAATGATAACCCTATTTCCTCGATTCCTGGAGAGGTAATTCCTTACAGAGAATTCTACGATTACCGTGATAAATACATTGAGGGGAAAACTAAATTTGAAATTCCTGCGAAGCTTTCTGAAGAGCAAATCGAAGAAATAAAATCTCTATCAATATTAGCTTATAAATCTATTGAATGCTCAGGGATGGCAAGAGTTGATTTTTTGATGGATAGAGAGAATGAAAAAATTTATCTGAGCGAAGTTAATACAATACCTGGTTTCACTTCGATAAGCATGTATCCAAAGTTATGGGAAGCAAGTGGAATTCCATACAGCCAGTTGATAGAGAGATTAATTGAATATGGATTTGAAAGGTTTAACAAAAAGAAAATTTTATGCGAATATTAG